The Streptomyces capitiformicae genome contains the following window.
GGCCCGTATCCCCGACGGGGTGATCAACGGCCTCAAGGAGCTCGGCGCCTTCGGCATGAAGATCGACCCCAAGTACGGCGGCCTCGGCCTCACCCAGGTGTACTACAACAAGGCCCTGGCCCTGGCGGGCTCGGCCAGCCCGGCGATCGGCGTGCTGCTGTCGGCCCACCAGTCGATCGGCGTACCGCAGCCGCTGAAACTGTTCGGCACCCCCGAACAGAAGCAGAAGTTCCTGCCGCGCTGCGCCCGCACCGACATCAGCGCCTTCCTCCTCACCGAGCCCGACGTGGGGTCCGACCCGGCCCGGCTGGCCACTTCGGCGGTACCCGACGGCGACGACTACGTCCTCGACGGCGTGAAGCTCTGGACGACCAACGGCGTGGTCGCCGACCTCCTGGTCGTCATGGCCCGCGTCCCGAAGAGCGAGGGTCACAGGGGCGGCATCACCGCCTTCGTCGTGGAGACGGACTCGCCCGGTATCACCGTCGAGAACCGCAACGCCTTCATGGGCCTGCGCGGCATCGAGAACGGCGTCACCCGCTTCCACCAGGTCCGGGTCCCCGCAGCCAACCGCATCGGCCCCGAGGGCGCCGGCCTGAAGATCGCCCTCACCACCCTCAACACCGGCCGCCTCTCCCTGCCCGCCTCCTGCGTGGCCGCCGGCAAGTGGTGCCTCAAGATCGCCCGCGAGTGGTCGGCCGCCCGTGAACAGTGGGGCAAGCCGGTCGCCCACCACGAGGCGGTCGGGCAGAAGATCTCCTTCATCGCGGCGACGACCTTCGCCCTGGAGGCGGTCCTGGACCTCTCGTCCCAGATGGCCGACGAGGACCGCAACGACATCCGCATCGAGGGCGCCCTCGCCAAGCTCTTCGCCTCGGAGATGGGCTGGCGCATCGCCGACGAACTGGTCCAGATCCGCGGCGGCCGGGGCTTCGAGACCGCCGACTCCCTGCGGGCACGCGGCGAACGGGCCGTCCCCGCCGAGCAGGTCCTGCGCGACCTGCGCATCAACCGGATCTTCGAGGGCTCCACGGAGATCATGCACCTGCTGATCGCCCGCGAGGCCGTCGACGCCCACCTCTCCGTGGCCGGTGACCTCATCGACCCGGAGAAATCCCTCTCCGAAAAGGCGAAGGCGGGGGCGGGCGCGGGCGTCTTCTACGCCAAGTGGCTGCCGAAGCTGGTCACGGGCACCGGCCAACTCCCGCGCGCCTACGGCGACTTCCACCCGCCGGGACACCCCGACCTCTCCACCCATCTGCGCTACGTCGAACGCAACGCCCGCAAGCTCGCCCGCTCCACGTTCTACGCCATGTCCCGCTGGCAGGGCCGTATGGAGACCAAGCAGGGCTTCCTCGGCCGCATCGTCGACATCGGCGCCGAACTCTTCGCGATGAGCGCGGCCGTCGTACGCGCCGAACTCCTCCGCACCACTGAGGCCCACGGCCGCGAGGCCTACCAACTGGCCGACACCTTCTGCCGCCAGTCCCGCATCCGGGTGGAGGAACTCTTCGCCCGCCTGTGGACCAACACCGACACCGTGGACCGCAAGGTGGTGAAGGGCGTACTGGCCGGTGCGTACGAGTGGCTGGAACGGGGAGTGATCGACCCGTCCGGCGAAGGCCCCTGGATCGCGGACGCGACCCCGGGCCCAAGCGAAAAGGAGAACGTCCACCGCCCCGTCCGCTGACTTCCCGACTCCCCGCGCCCCCGTTCTTCAGGGGCGCGGGGCTGTATCGAGGTGCGGCTCCGCCGCGTGGCCGCGGATCAGCAGTACTTGTAGCCCCTGCCGATCGAGGACCACGAACAGGTGTGGGCCTTGGCCCCCGCGGAGTTGTACAGCGTCGCCGTGTCGCCGGTGTTGTTCCACACGTACCAGGAGCGACCCCAGTACTTGTCGTACGCGGTGTTGGTCCCCTTGCCGGTGTGCACCTTCTTGGACTTGCCCGCGCTGACCTTCACATCGCCGAAGGTGTACGTGTAGCCGGTCTTGTCCTTGAGCTTCCAGCCCTTCAACGACACCGTCGTGGACTTGGTGTTCTTGATGATGACCCACTCGGCGTTCAGGCTCGCGTTGGAGCCGCGGTCCGACCCGGGGCTGTCGTAGTACACCTCGTAGATGTAGACGCGCCCGGCGGCCTCTGCAGGAGAGCTGAGCAGCGTGCCGGTCAGGGCGACCGCTCCGGCGAGCGCGGGCAGGGCGGCGCGGGCGCGTATGCGCACAGACATGGAGATCCCCCCAGGATCCTCGTTCACGATCGCCATCAACCACCGGCCCGGCGATCGGTTGATCCGACTATCGGATCAGTTCAGGGGAGAAGTCATACCACCTCCGCCTTCACTTGTGCTTCACAAACGGAGAAATCCACTCGTCAACCACGCTTGGCCACACACGGCACGAAGTGGGTCAACAGGGGGACGCGCGGTCCTGCCGGACACCGGATGCGGCCACAATGGGGGGATGAGTGACAGTCCAGCCCCTCTCGCCGATCCGCATCTCGTCTTCGACCCGGTCGACGGCGTACGGGATGCAGTGATCCTCGGATCGACCGGCTCGATCGGCACCCAGGCCATCGACCTCGTCCTGCGCAACCCGGACCGCTTCCGCGTCACCGGGCTCTCCGCCGCCGGAGGGAGGGTGGAGCTGCTGGCCGAGCAGGCTCACCGTCTGCGGGTACGGACCGTCGCCGTGGCCCGGGAGGACGTCGTACCGGCGCTGAAGGAGGCCCTGGCCACCGTCTACGGGGCGGGGGAGGCTCTTCCCGAGATCCTGGCCGGCCCGGACGCGGCCACCCAACTCGCCGCCTCCGACTGCCACACCGTCCTCAACGGCATCACCGGCTCCATCGGCCTCGCCCCCACCCTCGCCGCCCTGGAGGCGGGCCGCACCCTCGCGCTCGCCAACAAGGAGTCGCTCATCGTCGGCGGCCCGCTGGTCAAGGCCGTGGCGAAGCCGGGCCAGATCATCCCCGTCGACTCCGAGCACGCGGCCCTCTTCCAGGCCCTCGCCTCGGGCACACGGGCCGACGTGCGCAAGCTCGTCGTGACCGCCTCCGGGGGCCCGTTCCGCGGCCGTACGAAGGCGGAGCTGGCGGATGTGACGCCCGCCGACGCGCTCGCGCACCCCACCTGGGCCATGGGCCCGGTCATCACGGTCAACTCCGCGACCCTCGTCAACAAGGGCCTGGAAGTCATCGAGGCACACCTGCTCTACGACATTCCCTTCGATCGCATTGAGGTCGTCGTGCACCCGCAGTCGTATGTCCACTCGATGGTTGAGTTCACGGACGGATCGACGCTGGCGCAGGCGACGCCCCCCGACATGCGCGGGCCCATCGCCATCGGCCTCGGCTGGCCGCAGCGCGTCCCCGACGCCGCGCCCGCCTTCGACTGGACCAAGGCCTCCAGCTGGGAGTTCTTCCCGCTCGACAACGAAGCGTTCCCGTCGGTCGCTCTCGCCCGGCACGTGGGAGAGCTCGCGGGCACCGCCCCGGCGGTGTTCAACGCGGCCAACGAGGAATGCGTGGACGCCTTCCTGAAGGGCGCCCTGCCCTTCAACTCGATCATGGAGACCGTGACCCGCGTGGTCGAGGAGCACGGCACCCCCGGAACGGGAACTTCCCTCACCGTGGCGGACGTCCTCGAAGCGGAGACGTGGGCCCGCGCCCGGGCCCGGGAACTGACCACCCCGACCGACAAACCCACCGAGCGGACGACCGCGGAGGCCCGTGCATGACGACCCTGATGTTCATCCTCGGCATAGTCGTCTTCGTGATCGGCCTGGGGTTCTCGATCGCCTGGCACGAGCTGGGCCACCTGTCGACGGCCAAGATGTTCGGCATCCGCGTACCCCAGTACATGGTGGGCTTCGGCCCGACGATCTGGTCGCGCAAGAAGGGCGAGACCGAGTACGGCATCAAGGCGATCCCGCTCGGCGGCTTCATCCGCATGATCGGCATGATCCCGCCCGGCCCCGACGGCCGGATCGAGGCCCGCTCGACGTCCCCGTTCCGCGGCATGATCGAGGACGCCCGCGCGGCCTCGTTCGAGGAGCTCCAGCCCGGCGACGAGAGCCGCCTGTTCTACACGCGCAAGCCGTGGAAGCGCGTCATCGTGATGTTCGCGGGCCCGTTCATGAACCTGGTCCTCGCCGTCGTGATCTTCCTCGGCGTAATGATGACCTTCGGCGCCCAGACCACGACGACCACGGTCGGCAAGGTCTCGGACTGCGTGATCGAGGCCAGCGAGAACCGCTCCAAGTGCGAGAAGGGCGACGAGACGGCCCCCGCCAAGGCCGCGGGCCTCAAGCCCGGCGACAAGATCGTCGCGTTCAACGGCACCCCCGTCGAGGACTGGTCCGCGCTCCAGACCGACATCCGCGCCAACCCCGGCAAGGAAGTCACCGTCACGGTCGAGCGCGAGGGCGAGAAGCTCGACCTCACCGCCACCCTCGTCAAGAACCTGGTCAGCAGGACCGACGGCGAGGGCGGCTACGTCGAGGGCAAGTACGACTACGCCGGCTGGTTCGGCTTCACCCCCGCCACCGACGTCCTCCCGCTCTCCTTCGGCGAGTCCGTGAACCGCATGGGCGACATGATGGAGAACGGCGTCGAGTCCCTGATCTCCCTGCCCGCCAAGATCCCCGCCCTGTGGGACGCCACCTTCGGCGATGGCGAGCGCGAGGCCGACTCGCCGATGGGCGTGGTCGGCGCGGCCCGCGTCGGCGGCGAGATCTTCACCCTGGACATCCCCGCCACCCAGCAGCTCGCGAGCTTCCTCATCCTGCTCGCCGGCTTCAACCTCTCCCTCTTCCTGTTCAACATGCTCCCGCTCCTCCCCCTCGACGGCGGGCACATCGCGGGCGCCCTGTGGGAGTCGGTCCGCCGAAACACGGCCAAGGTGCTGCGCCGCCCGGACCCCGGCCCGTTCGACGTGGCGAAGCTGATGCCGGTCGCGTACGTGGTGGCCGGAATCTTCATCTGCTTCACGCTCCTGGTACTGATCGCGGACGTGGTGAACCCGGTGCGCATCTCCTAGTCACACGGCGTTCACGGCGGCCGGGCACCCTGGGTGCCCGGCCGCTTTCCCGTTCCGGCGGACCGCCTTCCGCACGGGTGGGGCGGCTGGGGCGGCTGGGGTGCATGGCCCGCGATGTGCTCGGGGCCAAGCCGGTGCCGTAATCTCGAAGCCTGGAGCCCGCCCGTACCGGGACCCGATCGATCCTGATCCACAACTTGGGGTTGCACAGCAGATGACTGCGATTTCTCTCGGCATGCCGTCCGTTCCGACCAAGCTCGCCGAGCGCCGGAAGAGCCGGCAGATCCAGGTCGGGTCCGTGGCGGTCGGCGGAGACGCCCCGGTGTCGGTCCAGTCCATGACGACCACGCGTACGTCGGACATCGGCGCCACGCTCCAGCAGATCGCCGAACTGACGGCCTCCGGCTGCCAGATCGTCCGCGTCGCCTGCCCCACGCAGGACGACGCCGACGCGCTCCCGGTGATCGCCCGCAAGTCGCAGATCCCCGTCATCGCCGACATCCACTTCCAGCCGAAGTACGTCTTCGCCGCCATCGAGGCGGGCTGCGCGGCCGTCCGCGTCAACCCCGGCAACATCAAGCAGTTCGACGACAAGGTCAAGGAGATCGCCAAGGCGGCGAGCGACCACGGCACCCCGATCCGCATCGGCGTCAACGCCGGCTCCCTCGACCGCCGCCTCCTCCAGAAGTACGGCAAGGCCACCCCCGAGGCCCTGGTCGAGTCGGCCCTGTGGGAGGCGTCCCTCTTCGAGGAGCACGGCTTCCGGGACATCAAGATCTCGGTCAAGCACAACGACCCGGTCGTCATGGTCAACGCCTACCGCCAGCTCGCCGCCCAGTGCGACTACCCCCTCCACCTCGGCGTCACCGAGGCGGGCCCGGCGTTCCAGGGCACCATCAAGTCGGCCGTGGCCTTCGGCGCCCTCCTCTCCGAGGGCATCGGCGACACGATCCGCGTCTCCCTCTCCGCGCCGCCGGTGGAGGAGATCAAGGTCGGCACCCAGATCCTCGAATCCCTCAACCTCCGCCAGCGCGGCCTCGAAATCGTCTCCTGCCCCTCCTGCGGCCGCGCCCAGGTCGACGTCTACAAGCTCGCCGAGGAAGTCACCGCCGGCCTCACCGGCATGGAGGTCCCCCTCCGCGTAGCCGTCATGGGCTGCGTCGTCAACGGCCCCGGCGAGGCCCGCGAAGCCGACCTCGGCGTGGCCTCCGGCAACGGCAAGGGACAGATCTTCGTCAAGGGCGAGGTCATCAAGACGGTCCCCGAGTCCAAGATCGTCGAGACCTTGATCGAGGAGGCGATGAAGATCGCCGAACAGATGGAGGCCGAGGGTATCGAGTCGGGCGAACCGACGGTGGCGGTGGCAGGCTGAGGGGAGCGACCAGCCACAACGAACCCGCAGCCGCCCAAGCACAGTTCCTCCCGAGCTACAAGGCGACCGGCCACAGCCCCGCGGGGTATCGTGCGGGAATCAGCGCATACCCCCAGGGTGAGGCCCCCGCACGTGTTGACCCAGACGACCACCAGGGTCCTCGAACCGAGTGACCTGGACGCCGCGCTCGCCGTCCTCGACCGCGAGCCGGTCGCGAACGCCTTCGTGACGTCCCGCGTCCAGGTCGCCGGCCTGGACCCCTGGCGGCTCGGCGGCGAAATGTGGGGCTGGTACGAGCACGGCGCCCTCACCTCCCTCTGCTACGCCGGCGCCAACCTCGTCCCCATCTGCGCCAACCCCCGCGCCGTCCGCGCCTTTGCCGACCGCGCCCGCCGGGCAGGCCGCCGCTGCTCCTCCATCGTCGGCCCCGCCGAATCCACGGCCCAGCTCTGGCGGTTGCTCGAACCCAGCTGGGGCCCGGCCCGCGAGGTCCGTACCCACCAGCCGCTGATGGTCACCGACCGGCTCCCCGACCCCGCCGACGTCACCCCGGACCCCTACGTCCGTCGCATCCGCAAGGACGAGATGGAGACGATCATGCCGGCGTGCGTGGCCATGTTCACCGAGGAGGTCGGCGTATCCCCCCTGGCCGGCGACGGTGGCCTCCTCTACCAGGCCCGAGTGGCCGAACTGGTCGGCTCCGGCCGCTCCTTCGCCCGCCTCGACGCCGACGGCCGAGTCCTCTTCAAGGCCGAGATCGGCGCGGCCACCCCCCACGCCTGCCAGATCCAGGGCGTATGGGTCGCCCCCGAGCACCGAGGCCGGGGCCTGGCGGCCCCCGGCATGGCAGCGGTACTGCGCTACGCGCTGGCCGACGTGGCCCCGGTGGCGAGCCTGTACGTGAACGACTTCAACACGGCGGCGAGGCGCACGTACCGACGGGTGGGCTTCCAGGAAGTGGGCGCGTTCATGAGCGTCCTGTTCTGAGCGCGGGGCTGTACCGATACGCGGCTCCGCCGCGATGGGGGTCCCCCCGCTCATGGGGGTCCCTCCCGCTCGAGCGAAGTCGAGAGTGGGGGAGAAGCCGTGAGTGAGGGAGCGACCAGTCCCACGACCCGCAGCCGATCAACTCCCCACGGTCCCCTGTAATCTCCCCCCATGCGTCTACCCGGTCACGGACACGGCCATCGCCCCCGCCCCGACGACATCGTGATCGGCCCCCTGGACCTCTCCACCCACGTGGACGAGGCCCTCGCCGTCCAAGCCCTCGCCTTCGGCCTCGGCCCCGACGAGGTAGCCGTACGCCGCCAGATCGTCCTCCGCCACATGACTTACCTCGGCGCAAGGGCCCTCGGAGCAACAACGGCCGCAGGCAGACTCATCGGCTTCGTCTACGGCATGCCCAACGACCGCACACACTGGTGGTCCACCGTCGTGGAGCCCTACCTGCGCGCCCTCGGCCACGAGGCCTGGCTGGACGACTCCTTCGTGATCACCGAACTGCACGTCCACCCGGCCTACCAGAACAAGGGCATCGGCCGCGCCCTGATCACCGCCATCACCGACACCGCGACGCAGCCCCGCTCGATCCTCTCCGCGATCGACGTCGACAGCCCGGCCCGCGGCCTGTACCGCTCCCTTGGCTACGAGGACCTGGCCCGCCAGGTCGTCTTCCCCAGCGCCCCCAGGCCGTACGCCGTGATGGGAGCCCCCCTCCCGCTGCGCCGCCGCTGACCGATTTCCACGGTCCCGCACCACCCGGCTAACCTCCTGCCATCAGTCAACGGCAGCAGGAGTACGAGAATCATGGCGAACCCACCGGTCCAGCGCATGTCCCAGTTGATGGCGAAGACGCTGCGCGACGACCCGGCCGACGCCGAGGTCCTCAGTCACAAGCTGCTCGTCCGCGCCGGTTACGTGCGCCGCACGGCGGCCGGCGTCTGGACGTGGCTGCCGCTCGGCAAGAAGGTCCTCGCCAACGTCGAGCGCATCGTCCGTGAGGAGATGGACGCGATCGGCGCCCAGGAGGTCCTGCTCCCCGCACTGCTGCCGAAGGAGCCGTACGAGGCGACCGGCCGCTGGGACGAGTACGGCCCGGAGCTGTTCCGCCTGAAGGACCGCAAGGGCGGCGACTACCTCCTCGGCCCCACCCACGAGGAGATCTTCACGCTGATCGTGAAGGACCAGGCGTCCTCCTACAAGGACCTGCCGGTGATCCTCTACCAGATCCAGACCAAGTTCCGTGACGAGGCCCGCCCCCGCGCCGGCATCCTGCGCGGCCGTGAGTTCCTGATGAAGGACTCGTACTCCTTCGACACCGAGGACGAGGGCCTCGCCCAGTCGTACGCCCTGCACCGCCAGGCCTACCAGAAGGTGTTCGAGCGCCTCGGCCTCGACTACCGCATCTGCGCCGCGACGGCCGGAGCGATGGGCGGCTCGAAGTCGGAGGAGTTCCTGGCCCCGGCCGGCGCCGGCGAGGACACCTTCGCGGACTGCCCCGCCTGCGACTTCGCGGCCAACACCGAGGCGATCACGTACGAGTTGAAGCCGGTGGACGGTTCCGCGGTGCCCGCCGCCGAGGAGATCCCGACCCCGGACACCCCGACCATCGAGACCCTCGCCGCCCACCTCGGCGTCCCGGCCTCCGCCACCCTGAAGAACCTCCTCGTCAAGGTCGACGGCGAGATCGTCGCGGTCGGCGTCCCCGGCGACCGCGAGGTCGACATGGGCAAGGTCGAGGCGCACTTCGCCCCGGCGGTCGTCGAAATGGTCACCGAGGCGGACTTCGCGGGCCGCCCCGACCTGGTCCGCGGCTACGTCGGCCCGCAGGGCCTGGGCGAGAAGGTCACGTACATCGCCGACCCGCGCGTGGCCCCCGGCACCTCCTGGATCACCGGCGCCAACAAGGACGCCACGCACGCGAAGAACGTTGTCGCCGGCCGTGACTTCGAGGTCGGCGAGTACGTCGACGTCGTGGTCGTCCAGGAGGGCGACCCCTGCCCGAACTGCGGCACCGGCCTCAAGCTCGACCGCGCCATCGAGATCGGCCACATCTTCCAGCTCGGCCGCAAGTACGCCGACGCCCTCAAGCTCGACGTCCTCGGCCAGAACGGCAAGCCCGTCCGCGTCACCATGGGCTCGTACGGCATCGGCGTCTCCCGCGCGGTCGCCGCCCTCGCCGAGCAGACCGCCGACGACAAGGGCCTGTGCTGGCCCGAGGAGGTCGCCCCGGCCGACGTGCACGTCGTCGCCGCCGGCAAGGCCCTCCAGACCGAACTGGCCCTCGACGTCTCCGAGAAGCTGCGCACGGCCGGCCTGCGTGTCCTGGTCGACGACCGCGCCGGTGTCTCCCCGGGCGTGAAGTTCACCGACTCCGAGCTCATCGGCGTACCGAAGATCCTGGTCGCGGGCCGCCGCTCAGCCGAGGGCGTCCTGGAACTGAAGGACCGCCGCACCGGCGAGCGCGAGGAGCTGACGGTCGACGAGGCGATCGCCCGCCTGACCGCGTCCACCGCGTCCACCGCGTCCTGAGGAAACCCTCAGAATCTTCTCCCGAGGCCTATAGGTACCTCACAGGCTTCTCTCAGACCGTTCCCCGACCGTAGGGCGTGACAGAACGTCACTACGGAGGGGAACGGTCATGGCGACCAGAGAACGAGGTGCCGTCGCGGGCATCCGCGGAGGGGCTCGGCGTACGGCGGCCGCGGCCGCGGCGGTGACGCTCCCGGCCGCGGCCGGGATGTTCGCGCTGATCGGCAGGGTGCAGGCGGACGCGGACACGACGGCGAGCGGCAGCAACTCGGGTTCCGCGTCGTCGAGTTCGTCGAGTTCGAGCAGCGACACCGGTACGGACAGCAGCACGAACTCGTCGAGCTCTTCCTCGGACAGCTCGACCGACTCCTCCTCGGACCTCCAGTCCTCCTCCGACGGCATGACCTCGGCCACGGACGACTCGGCGGCGGACTCGACCTCGGGGGCGTCGTGATGACCGTGTCCACGACCGACCGACCCACGGCCGCCATGGACTGGCGGGCCCTTGGAACGAGGGTCCGCCTGGTCACGACCGACCCGGCCCTGCTGGACTCCTGCAACCTGCTCCTCGCCCGCCACCTGGCCGAGGTCGACGCCGCGTGCAGCCGGCTCCGCGCGGACTCGGAGCTGTCGGCGCTGAACGCCGCCGAAGGCCGACCGGTCAAGGTCAGCCCCTTGCCGGCCGAGGCCCTGGCGGTGGCCCTGCGCGCCGCCCGGGCGACGGACGGCGCCGTGGACCCCACGGTCGGCTCGGCGATGGAGGCCCTCGGCTACGACCGCGACTTCACCCTGGTCCAGGAGGACGACCGCCCGGTGCGGCTCACGGTGAAGCTTGTGCCGGGCTGGAGCCTGGTCGAGCCGGCCCGCGCCACGAACACGGTGACCCTCCCGCCCGGTGTCAGCCTGGACCTGGGCGCCACGGCCAAGGCCTGGGCGGCCGACAAGGCGGCACACATGCCGGCCCGCGCCGCCGACTGCGGCATCCTGGTCGGCCTCGGCGGCGACACGGCCGTCGCGGGCGAACCCCCGGCCGGCGGCTGGCGCATCCGCGTCCAGGACGAGACGGGCCCGGTGGACGACCTCCCGGCCCACGGCTCGTACGCCACGGTCGGCATCCGCAGCGGCGGCCTCGCCACCTCCGGCACCACCGCCCGCCGCCGTCGCCGAGGCGACCGACACCTCCACCACATGGTCGACCCCCGCACAGGCACCCCCGCCGCCACTCCCTGGCGCACCGTCTCGGTGGCCGCCGCCACCTGCGCCGACGCCAACGCGGCGAGCACAGCGGCCCTGGTGAAGGGCGAGCACGCGGTCCGCCGGCTGTCGCGGCTGGGCCTGCCGGCCAGGCTGGTCACGCACGACGGCACGGTCGTCACGACCCCGGGCCGGCCGTCCGCCACTCCCAGCCCGGACGCCGAGCTCACCTCATGAGCTACGAGATCCGCCTGCTCCCTCTCCAGGACACGAGCGCGGCCCTGATCGGCGGCTACCCGGCCCCTGCCGCACAACGACCATCCCCCCTACGGTGCAACGCCCCTCACACCCCCGACTAAAGCCACCCCGCGAACTCCAACAACAACTCCGCATCCCGCGGCCGTCCGACCCTCCGCGCCCGCACCCCCGACTCCACAGCCCGGAACAACGTCCACCCCCGCAACCGCTCCTGATCCACATCCAACGACTCGGCAAGCTTCCTCACCCGCCGCCGAGTGGTCGCGGCCCCCGACGGCGAAGCGATCAGATCCTCCACCCGATCCCGAACCAGCCGAGCCAGATCGAACGCACACTCACCGATCACCGGATCAGGCCCCACGGCCAACCAGGGCAACCGCTCCCCGGCGAGCACCTTGCTCTGCCGGAAGGTCCCGTGCAGCAACCGTTCCTCGGGAGCCGCGGCAAGCAGTTCCTCCCGTGCGGCAAGGGCGGCGTCGACCAGGGCCCGTACCTCGCTGTCCCCGGCGGAGCCGCCCCGCATCGCCTCGGCCTGCCGCCCCGTCCGCTCCGCCACGGTCTCGAACACATGCGCCGCGGGCGGCTC
Protein-coding sequences here:
- a CDS encoding FAD:protein FMN transferase; translation: MTVSTTDRPTAAMDWRALGTRVRLVTTDPALLDSCNLLLARHLAEVDAACSRLRADSELSALNAAEGRPVKVSPLPAEALAVALRAARATDGAVDPTVGSAMEALGYDRDFTLVQEDDRPVRLTVKLVPGWSLVEPARATNTVTLPPGVSLDLGATAKAWAADKAAHMPARAADCGILVGLGGDTAVAGEPPAGGWRIRVQDETGPVDDLPAHGSYATVGIRSGGLATSGTTARRRRRGDRHLHHMVDPRTGTPAATPWRTVSVAAATCADANAASTAALVKGEHAVRRLSRLGLPARLVTHDGTVVTTPGRPSATPSPDAELTS
- the ispG gene encoding flavodoxin-dependent (E)-4-hydroxy-3-methylbut-2-enyl-diphosphate synthase, whose product is MTAISLGMPSVPTKLAERRKSRQIQVGSVAVGGDAPVSVQSMTTTRTSDIGATLQQIAELTASGCQIVRVACPTQDDADALPVIARKSQIPVIADIHFQPKYVFAAIEAGCAAVRVNPGNIKQFDDKVKEIAKAASDHGTPIRIGVNAGSLDRRLLQKYGKATPEALVESALWEASLFEEHGFRDIKISVKHNDPVVMVNAYRQLAAQCDYPLHLGVTEAGPAFQGTIKSAVAFGALLSEGIGDTIRVSLSAPPVEEIKVGTQILESLNLRQRGLEIVSCPSCGRAQVDVYKLAEEVTAGLTGMEVPLRVAVMGCVVNGPGEAREADLGVASGNGKGQIFVKGEVIKTVPESKIVETLIEEAMKIAEQMEAEGIESGEPTVAVAG
- the dxr gene encoding 1-deoxy-D-xylulose-5-phosphate reductoisomerase; this translates as MSDSPAPLADPHLVFDPVDGVRDAVILGSTGSIGTQAIDLVLRNPDRFRVTGLSAAGGRVELLAEQAHRLRVRTVAVAREDVVPALKEALATVYGAGEALPEILAGPDAATQLAASDCHTVLNGITGSIGLAPTLAALEAGRTLALANKESLIVGGPLVKAVAKPGQIIPVDSEHAALFQALASGTRADVRKLVVTASGGPFRGRTKAELADVTPADALAHPTWAMGPVITVNSATLVNKGLEVIEAHLLYDIPFDRIEVVVHPQSYVHSMVEFTDGSTLAQATPPDMRGPIAIGLGWPQRVPDAAPAFDWTKASSWEFFPLDNEAFPSVALARHVGELAGTAPAVFNAANEECVDAFLKGALPFNSIMETVTRVVEEHGTPGTGTSLTVADVLEAETWARARARELTTPTDKPTERTTAEARA
- a CDS encoding M50 family metallopeptidase, whose amino-acid sequence is MTTLMFILGIVVFVIGLGFSIAWHELGHLSTAKMFGIRVPQYMVGFGPTIWSRKKGETEYGIKAIPLGGFIRMIGMIPPGPDGRIEARSTSPFRGMIEDARAASFEELQPGDESRLFYTRKPWKRVIVMFAGPFMNLVLAVVIFLGVMMTFGAQTTTTTVGKVSDCVIEASENRSKCEKGDETAPAKAAGLKPGDKIVAFNGTPVEDWSALQTDIRANPGKEVTVTVEREGEKLDLTATLVKNLVSRTDGEGGYVEGKYDYAGWFGFTPATDVLPLSFGESVNRMGDMMENGVESLISLPAKIPALWDATFGDGEREADSPMGVVGAARVGGEIFTLDIPATQQLASFLILLAGFNLSLFLFNMLPLLPLDGGHIAGALWESVRRNTAKVLRRPDPGPFDVAKLMPVAYVVAGIFICFTLLVLIADVVNPVRIS
- a CDS encoding lamin tail domain-containing protein; protein product: MSVRIRARAALPALAGAVALTGTLLSSPAEAAGRVYIYEVYYDSPGSDRGSNASLNAEWVIIKNTKSTTVSLKGWKLKDKTGYTYTFGDVKVSAGKSKKVHTGKGTNTAYDKYWGRSWYVWNNTGDTATLYNSAGAKAHTCSWSSIGRGYKYC
- a CDS encoding proline--tRNA ligase, whose translation is MANPPVQRMSQLMAKTLRDDPADAEVLSHKLLVRAGYVRRTAAGVWTWLPLGKKVLANVERIVREEMDAIGAQEVLLPALLPKEPYEATGRWDEYGPELFRLKDRKGGDYLLGPTHEEIFTLIVKDQASSYKDLPVILYQIQTKFRDEARPRAGILRGREFLMKDSYSFDTEDEGLAQSYALHRQAYQKVFERLGLDYRICAATAGAMGGSKSEEFLAPAGAGEDTFADCPACDFAANTEAITYELKPVDGSAVPAAEEIPTPDTPTIETLAAHLGVPASATLKNLLVKVDGEIVAVGVPGDREVDMGKVEAHFAPAVVEMVTEADFAGRPDLVRGYVGPQGLGEKVTYIADPRVAPGTSWITGANKDATHAKNVVAGRDFEVGEYVDVVVVQEGDPCPNCGTGLKLDRAIEIGHIFQLGRKYADALKLDVLGQNGKPVRVTMGSYGIGVSRAVAALAEQTADDKGLCWPEEVAPADVHVVAAGKALQTELALDVSEKLRTAGLRVLVDDRAGVSPGVKFTDSELIGVPKILVAGRRSAEGVLELKDRRTGEREELTVDEAIARLTASTASTAS
- a CDS encoding acyl-CoA dehydrogenase family protein; the protein is MSAPPLKKPTVTEREARQVAEAAREQEWRKPSFAKELFLGRFRLDLIHPHPLPTDEAVRRGEQFLTKLRDFCETKVDGALIEREARIPDGVINGLKELGAFGMKIDPKYGGLGLTQVYYNKALALAGSASPAIGVLLSAHQSIGVPQPLKLFGTPEQKQKFLPRCARTDISAFLLTEPDVGSDPARLATSAVPDGDDYVLDGVKLWTTNGVVADLLVVMARVPKSEGHRGGITAFVVETDSPGITVENRNAFMGLRGIENGVTRFHQVRVPAANRIGPEGAGLKIALTTLNTGRLSLPASCVAAGKWCLKIAREWSAAREQWGKPVAHHEAVGQKISFIAATTFALEAVLDLSSQMADEDRNDIRIEGALAKLFASEMGWRIADELVQIRGGRGFETADSLRARGERAVPAEQVLRDLRINRIFEGSTEIMHLLIAREAVDAHLSVAGDLIDPEKSLSEKAKAGAGAGVFYAKWLPKLVTGTGQLPRAYGDFHPPGHPDLSTHLRYVERNARKLARSTFYAMSRWQGRMETKQGFLGRIVDIGAELFAMSAAVVRAELLRTTEAHGREAYQLADTFCRQSRIRVEELFARLWTNTDTVDRKVVKGVLAGAYEWLERGVIDPSGEGPWIADATPGPSEKENVHRPVR
- a CDS encoding GNAT family N-acetyltransferase — its product is MRLPGHGHGHRPRPDDIVIGPLDLSTHVDEALAVQALAFGLGPDEVAVRRQIVLRHMTYLGARALGATTAAGRLIGFVYGMPNDRTHWWSTVVEPYLRALGHEAWLDDSFVITELHVHPAYQNKGIGRALITAITDTATQPRSILSAIDVDSPARGLYRSLGYEDLARQVVFPSAPRPYAVMGAPLPLRRR
- a CDS encoding GNAT family N-acetyltransferase, giving the protein MLTQTTTRVLEPSDLDAALAVLDREPVANAFVTSRVQVAGLDPWRLGGEMWGWYEHGALTSLCYAGANLVPICANPRAVRAFADRARRAGRRCSSIVGPAESTAQLWRLLEPSWGPAREVRTHQPLMVTDRLPDPADVTPDPYVRRIRKDEMETIMPACVAMFTEEVGVSPLAGDGGLLYQARVAELVGSGRSFARLDADGRVLFKAEIGAATPHACQIQGVWVAPEHRGRGLAAPGMAAVLRYALADVAPVASLYVNDFNTAARRTYRRVGFQEVGAFMSVLF